One stretch of Zingiber officinale cultivar Zhangliang chromosome 6B, Zo_v1.1, whole genome shotgun sequence DNA includes these proteins:
- the LOC121992566 gene encoding probable cyclic nucleotide-gated ion channel 5, protein MFDSGQKAQYMDGQKEKFVRLEESSPTLSFASDTDRRNNTFNVEGFGRGSRTSFKFLKGGVRKGSEGLKFLGRSLRFGASREVFPEDLKSSMKTVFDPQDKFLILMNRLFVISCILAVAVDPLFYYLPINDENEISTCLGIDQKLAVASTTVRTIIDCFYLIRMVLQFRTGYIAPSTRVFGRGELVIDQAQIAKHYLRSNFIIDFLSVLPLPQIVVWRFLHRNKGSDVLATKNALFVIILLQYIPRLCRIIPLTSELKRTAGVFAETAWAGAAYYLLWFMLACHVVGSFWYLLSVEREDDCWQSACKQHSDVCVTNYLYCGNEHLDGYEKWKNASAQVLGLCTPDDNNNFFQFGIYGQSLTSGIVASKNFISKIAYCFWWGLQNVSTLGQGLQTSTYVGEVIFSIVVAVLGLVLFALIISNMQTYLQSMTIRLEEMRVKRRDSEQWMHHRMLPPELRECVRRYDQYKWLETRGVDEEGLVQSLPKDLRRDIKRHLCMTLVRRVPLFENLDERLLDAVCERLKPSLYTENTYILREGDPVDEMFFIIRGRLESITTDGGRSGFFNRTLLQERDFCGEELLTWALDPKAGCNLPTSTRTVKALSEVEAFALNDDELKFVASQFRRLHSRQVQHTFRFYSQQWRTWAACFIQAAWRRYVKRKMAELLQKEEEERRRNNLAKGTTSLGAAIYASRFVANAMRGVHRLRNRRAIGLVRLQKPPEPDFTAEDAD, encoded by the exons ATGTTTGATTCTGGACAGAAAGCTCAATACATGGATGgtcaaaaagaaaagtttgtgAG gcttgaaGAATCAAGCCCTACATTGTCATTTGCTTCGGACACAGATAGGAGGAACAACACATTTAACGTTGAGGGATTTGGTCGAGGATCACGCACATCATTCAAATTCTTAAAGGGAGGAGTGAGAAAGGGATCTGAGGGACTTAAGTTTCTTGGTCGATCACTTAGATTTGGTGCTTCTAGGGAAGTTTTTCCTGAAGACCTCAAAAGTTCTATGAAGACAGTTTTTGACCCTCAAGataaatttctgatcctaatgaATAGGCTTTTTGTCATATCTTGTATTCTTGCAGTAGCAGTGGATCCTTTGTTTTATTATCTTCCTATAAATGATGAAAATGAAATTTCAACTTGCCTAGGAATAGACCAGAAGTTAGCTGTTGCATCTACAACAGTGCGGACAATCATTGATTGTTTCTATCTTATTCGTATGGTTCTTCAATTTCGTACTGGTTATATTGCCCCATCTACCCGTGTTTTTGGTAGAGGTGAACTTGTAATTGATCAAGCACAGATAGCAAAACATTACCTGAGAAGCAACTTCATTATTGACTTCCTGTCTGTCCTACCACTTCCACAG attgTAGTTTGGAGGTTTCTTCATAGAAATAAAGGGTCAGATGTACTGGCTACAAAAAATGCATTGTTTGTTATTATTCTACTTCAATATATCCCTAGATTATGCCGCATTATTCCTTTGACATCTGAGTTGAAAAGAACAGCTGGTGTCTTTGCCGAAACTGCTTGGGCTGGTGCTGCATATTATTTATTGTGGTTCATGCTAGCTTGTCAT GTTGTTGGTTCCTTCTGGTACTTATTGTCGGTTGAGCGAGAAGATGATTGTTGGCAGTCAGCTTGTAAGCAACACAGCGATGTGTGTGTCACAAATTACTTATACTGTGGCAATGAGCATCTTGATGGTTATGAAAAGTGGAAGAATGCCAGTGCTCAGGTTCTTGGTCTATGTACCCCTGATGATAACAATAATTTCTTCCAATTTGGAATCTATGGCCAGTCATTGACTTCAGGTATTGTGGCATCCAAAAATTTCATTTCCAAGATCGCTTACTGCTTCTGGTGGGGATTGCAGAATGTAAG CACTCTTGGCCAAGGGCTGCAGACGAGCACTTATGTTGGGGAGGTTATCTTCTCGATCGTAGTCGCTGTtctcggactcgtactcttcGCCCTCATCATCAGTAACATGCAG ACATATCTCCAGTCAATGACAATTCGTCTTGAAGAGATGCGAGTTAAGAGACGTGACTCGGAACAGTGGATGCATCACCGTATGTTACCGCCGGAACTCAGAGAATGCGTTCGCCGATATGATCAGTACAAGTGGTTGGAGACTAGAGGAGTGGACGAAGAAggtttggttcagagccttccgAAGGATCTTCGGCGGGATATCAAGCGCCATCTTTGTATGACCTTGGTTAGGAGG GTCCCTCTGTTTGAGAATTTGGACGAGCGTTTGCTCGATGCAGTTTGCGAACGACTCAAACCTAGTCTGTACACAGAGAACACATACATTCTGAGAGAAGGCGACCCCGTCGACGAAATGTTTTTTATCATTCGCGGCCGCTTGGAGAGCATAACCACTGACGGAGGAAGAAGCGGGTTCTTCAACCGGACTCTCCTGCAAGAGCGTGATTTCTGCGGCGAGGAGCTCTTGACCTGGGCATTGGATCCAAAGGCCGGTTGCAACCTACCCACTTCCACGAGGACAGTGAAGGCGCTGAGCGAAGTCGAAGCGTTCGCACTGAACGATGATGAGCTCAAGTTCGTGGCAAGCCAGTTCAGGCGCCTCCACAGCCGGCAGGTTCAGCACACGTTTCGGTTCTACTCACAGCAATGGAGGACATGGGCGGCTTGCTTCATTCAAGCCGCGTGGAGGCGCTACGTCAAGAGGAAGATGGCCGAGCTGCTacaaaaggaggaggaagaaaggcgCAGAAATAACTTGGCCAAAGGCACGACCAGCCTCGGTGCAGCCATCTACGCATCGAGATTTGTTGCCAATGCGATGCGAGGCGTCCATCGGCTCCGGAACCGGAGAGCGATCGGATTGGTGAGGTTGCAAAAACCGCCGGAGCCTGATTTCACGGCAGAGGATGCTGATTGA